The Pseudomonas putida nucleotide sequence GATTGCTCAGCAGCTTGCGTTGCAGTTCGCGCACGGTGAGTGAGTCGTCGACCACCAGGATGCGCTTGCGGCTCAGACCTCGCGCCCCTTGCGCACCGCGCTCGATACGCTCCAGGCGGCCGGTGCTGAGCAGTTTTTCGACCGAGCGCAGCAAGTCTTCGACATCGATGATCAACACCACCGAGCCATCGTCCAGCAGGGCCCCGGCGGAGATGTCCTGGACCTTGCCCAGACGCGGGTCGAGCGGCATCACCACCAGCACCCGCTCACCGACCAGGCGCTCCACGGCCACCCCGTAAAGCTGCTCACGCTCGCGGATCACCACTACCCGCAGGCTGTTGGCCTCACCCTGCCCTGCCGGCCGGTTGAGCAACTGGCTGGCAGCCACCAGGCCAATATGCCGACCTTCGTGCCAGAAGTGCTGGCGGCCCTCGATCTGCACGATGTCATCGGCCGCCACCTCGAGGGTGCGCTCGATATGCGCCAGCGGGAACGCATAGGCCTCACCGCCCACTTCCACCACCAGGCTGCGCACCACCGACAGGGTCAGCGGCACCTCCAGTTGGAAGCGGCAGCCTTGGCCGGGCACCTGGCTCAGCTCGATCGAACCGCGCAGGTCGCGGACCATGTGCTGCACCGCATCCAGGCCAACACCACGGCCCGACACTTCGGTGACTTTGTCGCGCAGGCTGAAGCCCGGCAGGAACAGGAAGGTCAGCAGCTCGGCCTCGCTCATCTGCGCCACGGTGTCGGCTGGCGACAGGCCGCGCTCGACGATGTTGTGCTTGAGGCGCTCAAGGTCGATGCCAGCGCCGTCATCGCTCAGCTCAAGCATGAGCAGCCCGGCCTGGTGCGAGGCGCGCAGGCGGATCGTGCCTTCCGCCGGTTTGCCCGCCAGCAGGCGCCGCTCGGGCAGTTCGATGCCATGGTCGACAGCATTGCGCAGCAAGTGGATCAACGGCGCTTCGAGCTTTTCCAGCACGTCGCGATCGACCTGGGTCTTCTCGCCTTCGATCTGCAGTTGCACCTGCTTGCCGAGCGAACGGCCGAGGTCGCGAACCATGCGGCTCTGGCCGGTGAGCACGTCGGCAAACGGACGCATGCGACAGGCCAATGCCGTGTCATAGAGCAACTGGGCCCGCTGGCTGGCCTGCCAGCCAAACTCGTCGAGGTCGGCGGCCTGCTGCTGGAGGATCTGCTGGGTTTCCAGCAGCAGGCGCTGGGTCTGGGCCAGGGCATCCAGCACTTCAGGGCTCTGGCCACTGTCTTCGAGCTGCGTTTTCAGGCCATCGAGGGCTCGCATGCCCTGGCCATGCATGCGCTTGAGGCGCTGCAGGGTAGCCAGGTAAGGCTTGAGGCGCTGGGTCTCGACCAACGACTTGCTCGACAGGTCGAGCAGGCTGTTCAGGCGGTCGGCGGTCACCCGCAAGACCCGCTCGCTGCCTTCGCTCGCGCGCTTGCCGGCCTTGCGTGGCGCGGCAGGTTCAACTTCGGCTTCCACGGCCGGCGCCACCGGTTCAGGCTGGGCTGGCGGGACCACGGGCAACGCCGGCTCGAGCGTCACCGCTGCCGCTGCGGGCGCGGCAGCGGGCGGTACAGGCGTGGCAGCGGGGTCGAGCAGGCCGGCCAGCTGCGCCAGGAACGCCGGCACCAATGCCTCGCCATTCGGGTCGCCAGGCGTCGCGATGTGCATCAGCAAGTCGGTGCCGCGCAGCAGTGCATCGATGTGTTCGGCGCGCAGCAGCAGCCGGCCTTCCTGGGCCGCCACCAGGCAGTCTTCCATGACATGGGCGACACTGACCCCGGCATCGATGCCGACGATGCGCGCCGCACCTTTCAACGAATGAGCCGCACGCATGCAGGCTTCCAGCTGGTCGGCCTGGGTCGGGTTGCGTTCCAGTGCCATCAGCCCGGTGCTGAGCACCTGAGTCTGCGCCTCGGCCTCCAGGCTGAACAGTTCGAGCAGCGATGCGTCGCGCATTTGCTCTGGGGTCATGACAGGCTCCGCTGCACGGCAGACAGTAAGTGTTGATCGTCCAGCACCCGCACACTGCGCCCCCGCCACTGCAAGACCGCAGCGGTGAAGGGCGCTGCACCCTCGCCAGCACCCTGCAATGGCGCATCGAGGCGGTGAATGCCATCGATCTCGTCCACCGCCATGACCACTGGCCCGCCCGACGCCGCCAGGATCAGCATGCGTGGCATTGCCCGACCGCTGCGCGCCTGCTCGGACAAACGCTCCACGCCCAGCAGGTCGCCCAGCGACAGGCACGGCACCAGCGCCCCGCGCACATTGGCGACCCCTTGCAGTACCCGGGAGCGCTGATGCGGCAACGAATGCACCGGTTGCAGGGGGGCGATCTCGGCCAGGCAGGCAGTGGCCAGGGCCAGCCACTCCTCGCCAAGGCGGAACAGCAGCAGCGAACGCCCGGCCGAAGTTTCGACGGGGGCGGCTTCGTGCGCCAGGTCCGCTTCGATCAGCGCGTAGCGGTCGAGCAGGCGCGTGGCCGCTGCTGCGTAGACTTCGCAGTTGCGACAATGGATATGCCGCTCCAGCAACGGGCAGTCCTTGCTGCCGTGCACACCAATACGGTTCCAGCAGTCGTCGATGCGCTCATCGTCCTGGGCCAGCAGCTCGATCGCGTGTTCGGCTTTCATCGTTCAGACTCCCGGCCAGCACGTGCCGCACGTTCCTGCAGGCGGCGGGCACCGGCTTCGTCACCTTGGGCAGCCAGCAACGTAGCCAGGTGCAACAATGCCTCAGGATGTTGAGGCTCCAGATACAGTGCCTTGCGGTAAAGGCTCAGCGCCTGCTGTGCATCACCCTCCGTGTCGCTCAGCAGCCCCAGCCAGTAGTAGACCTGGGCCTTGGGCGCGAACTGGCGCAGGTAGCGCTGGCAACTGGCGCGGGCCTGGGCACTGTTGCCAGCATTGGCCTGGCGCGCGATGTTGGCCAGCAACTCGCTTTCGCTCTCTCGCGGTTCGGTTGCCGGAGCTGCAGGTGGCACCACGCGCAGCGGCCGCGCTGGAGGCACAGTTGCTGGCCGCGGGCGACTCGAAGCTACTGCAGTGGGCAGCTGCCGGGGTGGTTGAACGGGCGTTGCCGGCACATCGGCGGGTTGACGAACGTAGGCAAACGACTGGGCAATACCCAATGGCCGCATGCCCAGGCGCGCCAGCAGGCTGCCTTCGGCAGGGCCGATGAACAGCACTCCCTGCGGCTGCGCCAGGCGCTTGAGCACCTCGAACACACGCTGCTGGGTCGGCACATCGAAATAGATCAGCAGGTTGCGGCAGAACACAAAATCGTAAAGGCCATTGCGGCCGGCCAGCGCCGGGTCGAGCACATTGCCCGCTTCCAGGTTCACCGGCTGGCGTACCCGTTCGTCCAGCGTGTGGCCTTCCTCACCTTCACGGAAGTAGCGCTCGCGAAACCCAAGTTCAGCGCCGCGGAACGAGTTGCGCCCGTATACGCCCTGTATGCCCTTGGCCACCGAACTAGGGCTGATATCGATACCGTCGATGCGAAAGTCGGCTGGGCTCATACCGGCATCGAGCAAGGCCATGGCTAGCGAATAAGGCTCCTCGCCGGTGGAGCACGGCAAGCTGAGCAGGCGCAACGGCCGCTCTCCGGCCAGCTCGGCCAGGCGTTTCTGGGCCAGGCCGACCAGCGCGGTGAACGACTCCGGGTAGCGGAAAAACCAGGTTTCCGGAACGATCACGGCCTCGATCAGCGCCAGTTGCTCATCCGGTGATTGCTGCAGGCGGACCCAGTAGTCATCCAGATCGGCGGCATTCACTGCGGCACAGCGCTGGCGCAGGGCCCGCTCTACCATTGGCACGCCGACCGATTCGACATCCAGGCCGATACGCTCTTGCAGGTAGCGGAAGAAACGTTGCTCGCTCATGGTGCCACCTGTTCTGGTGGGTGCGGGAACAGCAGCTCGCGGACACTCTCTGGCAGCAGGTCATCTACCTCGATCCGTTGCAGCAGGCCCTGGGCGTCCTGGCGGACCGGGCCCAGGTAAGGCGCATCGCCGTTGTCCAGGCCATAGGGCTGGAACTCGTCCGGCATGCAGCGCAGGGTTTCGGTGGCTTGCTCGAGGATCAGCCCCAGCACCTGGTCGTGGCGGTACCGCACCAGCACCAGGCGCGTGCTGGTGCGCTCGGCGGCCGGTTGGGCAAAGCTCAGCGCACTCAGGTCGACAACCGGCACCAGGACACCGCGATGCGCCAGGATGCCGGCCACCCAGGCCGGCGCCTGGGCAATCGGTTTGAGCGGACGTCGCGGCAGCACCTCGATCACTTCGCGCACGTCCAGGGCAAAGCGCTGCTGGTTGAGGCGAAACTGCAGGTACAGCGTGCCCTTGGCGCTGGCCACCGCTGCCGGGTAGGAATGCAGGTCGCTCATGGTGATCAGACTTTGAAGCGCGATACACCACCGCGCAGGCCGGCCGCCACCTGGCTCAACTCATCGATGGCGAAGCTGGCCTGGCGCAGCGACTCCACCGTCTGGGTGCTGGCATCGCTGAGCTGGGCAAGCGCCTGGTTGATCTGCTCGGCACCAGTGGCCTGGGCCTGCATGCCCTCGTTGACCATCAGCACCCGCGGCGCCAGGGCCTGGACCTGGTGAATGATCTGGCTCAGTTGCTCGCCCACCTGCTGCACCTCGAACATGCCGCGGCGCACTTCTTCGGAGAACTTGTCCATGCCCATGACCCCGGCCGACACCGCCGACTGGATCTCGCGCACCATCTGCTCGATGTCGTAGGTGGCCACGGCCGTCTGGTCTGCCAGACGTCGCACCTCGGTGGCGACCACGGC carries:
- a CDS encoding CheR family methyltransferase, producing MSEQRFFRYLQERIGLDVESVGVPMVERALRQRCAAVNAADLDDYWVRLQQSPDEQLALIEAVIVPETWFFRYPESFTALVGLAQKRLAELAGERPLRLLSLPCSTGEEPYSLAMALLDAGMSPADFRIDGIDISPSSVAKGIQGVYGRNSFRGAELGFRERYFREGEEGHTLDERVRQPVNLEAGNVLDPALAGRNGLYDFVFCRNLLIYFDVPTQQRVFEVLKRLAQPQGVLFIGPAEGSLLARLGMRPLGIAQSFAYVRQPADVPATPVQPPRQLPTAVASSRPRPATVPPARPLRVVPPAAPATEPRESESELLANIARQANAGNSAQARASCQRYLRQFAPKAQVYYWLGLLSDTEGDAQQALSLYRKALYLEPQHPEALLHLATLLAAQGDEAGARRLQERAARAGRESER
- a CDS encoding chemotaxis protein CheW, whose amino-acid sequence is MSDLHSYPAAVASAKGTLYLQFRLNQQRFALDVREVIEVLPRRPLKPIAQAPAWVAGILAHRGVLVPVVDLSALSFAQPAAERTSTRLVLVRYRHDQVLGLILEQATETLRCMPDEFQPYGLDNGDAPYLGPVRQDAQGLLQRIEVDDLLPESVRELLFPHPPEQVAP
- a CDS encoding chemotaxis protein CheW, whose protein sequence is MKAEHAIELLAQDDERIDDCWNRIGVHGSKDCPLLERHIHCRNCEVYAAAATRLLDRYALIEADLAHEAAPVETSAGRSLLLFRLGEEWLALATACLAEIAPLQPVHSLPHQRSRVLQGVANVRGALVPCLSLGDLLGVERLSEQARSGRAMPRMLILAASGGPVVMAVDEIDGIHRLDAPLQGAGEGAAPFTAAVLQWRGRSVRVLDDQHLLSAVQRSLS
- a CDS encoding hybrid sensor histidine kinase/response regulator, producing MTPEQMRDASLLELFSLEAEAQTQVLSTGLMALERNPTQADQLEACMRAAHSLKGAARIVGIDAGVSVAHVMEDCLVAAQEGRLLLRAEHIDALLRGTDLLMHIATPGDPNGEALVPAFLAQLAGLLDPAATPVPPAAAPAAAAVTLEPALPVVPPAQPEPVAPAVEAEVEPAAPRKAGKRASEGSERVLRVTADRLNSLLDLSSKSLVETQRLKPYLATLQRLKRMHGQGMRALDGLKTQLEDSGQSPEVLDALAQTQRLLLETQQILQQQAADLDEFGWQASQRAQLLYDTALACRMRPFADVLTGQSRMVRDLGRSLGKQVQLQIEGEKTQVDRDVLEKLEAPLIHLLRNAVDHGIELPERRLLAGKPAEGTIRLRASHQAGLLMLELSDDGAGIDLERLKHNIVERGLSPADTVAQMSEAELLTFLFLPGFSLRDKVTEVSGRGVGLDAVQHMVRDLRGSIELSQVPGQGCRFQLEVPLTLSVVRSLVVEVGGEAYAFPLAHIERTLEVAADDIVQIEGRQHFWHEGRHIGLVAASQLLNRPAGQGEANSLRVVVIREREQLYGVAVERLVGERVLVVMPLDPRLGKVQDISAGALLDDGSVVLIIDVEDLLRSVEKLLSTGRLERIERGAQGARGLSRKRILVVDDSLTVRELQRKLLSNRGYEVAVAVDGMDGWNALRSEDFDLLITDIDMPRMDGIELVTLVRRDQRLQSLPVMVVSYKDREEDRRRGLDAGADYYLAKASFHDDALLDAVVELIGGAQG